One Anaerobacillus alkaliphilus DNA window includes the following coding sequences:
- a CDS encoding PhoH family protein, producing the protein MNKIYVLDTNVLLQDPLAIFAFEENEVVIPAIVLEEVDSKKRYMDEIGRNARQVAKIMDQFREKGKLHEKVPLENGGELRVELNHRSFEKMKDMFDEKSNDNRIIAVALNLHLEEKLKEDGKPVILVSKDALMRVKADAIGIQAEDFLSDRVITSDHIYSGYLEAFVSQDILNKFYKDHKIGVEELGNYRKYPNQFVILKDELGSSGSAIGKIDKDCRTVIPLIRDLDHVWGIKPRNVQQRMAFDLLLRDDLPLVTLVGKAGTGKTLLSLAAGLLQTEDLHKYKKLLVARPVVPVGKDLGYLPGEKEEKLRPWMQPIYDNLEYLFNTKKPGELDQILAGMASIQVEALTYIRGRSIPEQYIIIDEAQNLTKHEVKTILTRVGEGSKIVLMGDPQQIDHPYLDEYNNGLTYVVEKFKGEKISGHVKLEKGERSGLAQLAADIL; encoded by the coding sequence TTGAATAAAATCTACGTCTTAGATACGAATGTATTACTACAAGATCCATTAGCAATATTTGCCTTTGAAGAAAATGAAGTAGTAATTCCTGCAATTGTTCTGGAAGAAGTTGACTCAAAGAAGCGCTATATGGATGAAATTGGCCGTAATGCAAGACAGGTTGCAAAAATTATGGACCAATTTCGTGAAAAAGGAAAGCTTCATGAGAAAGTTCCGCTAGAAAACGGTGGAGAATTAAGAGTGGAACTAAATCATCGTTCATTTGAAAAGATGAAGGATATGTTTGATGAGAAAAGTAATGATAATCGTATTATTGCAGTTGCTCTAAACTTACATTTAGAAGAAAAGCTAAAAGAGGATGGGAAACCTGTAATATTAGTCTCTAAGGATGCGCTAATGCGTGTTAAGGCAGATGCAATTGGTATCCAAGCTGAGGATTTTTTAAGCGATAGAGTAATTACTTCTGATCATATTTATTCAGGGTATCTTGAAGCGTTTGTAAGTCAGGATATTTTAAATAAATTTTATAAAGATCACAAAATTGGTGTAGAAGAATTAGGTAATTACAGAAAATACCCTAACCAATTTGTCATCCTTAAGGATGAATTAGGAAGTTCTGGTTCTGCTATTGGGAAAATTGATAAAGATTGTAGAACTGTAATTCCTTTAATTCGTGATTTGGATCATGTTTGGGGTATCAAACCTCGGAATGTACAGCAGAGGATGGCTTTTGATTTACTGTTAAGAGATGATTTACCTTTAGTAACATTAGTGGGTAAGGCTGGGACAGGAAAAACCTTGCTATCACTCGCAGCAGGGTTGTTACAAACAGAAGATCTTCATAAATATAAGAAACTCTTAGTTGCCAGGCCGGTGGTTCCTGTCGGTAAAGACCTAGGTTATTTACCTGGAGAAAAGGAAGAGAAACTTAGACCTTGGATGCAACCGATTTATGATAATTTGGAGTATTTATTCAATACAAAGAAACCAGGTGAATTAGATCAAATTTTAGCAGGGATGGCTTCCATTCAAGTTGAGGCTTTAACTTATATTCGTGGAAGAAGTATACCAGAACAATATATTATTATTGATGAGGCCCAAAACTTAACAAAACATGAAGTAAAAACAATCTTAACGCGCGTCGGTGAGGGAAGCAAAATTGTTTTAATGGGTGATCCACAACAGATTGACCATCCGTATTTAGATGAGTATAATAATGGTCTTACGTATGTAGTGGAAAAGTTCAAAGGGGAAAAAATAAGTGGACATGTAAAGTTAGAAAAAGGAGAACGATCTGGACTTGCACAGCTAGCAGCAGATATCCTTTGA
- a CDS encoding YhcN/YlaJ family sporulation lipoprotein, translating to MKTIQFCIYAVTILLLFGCQQNIAQDQNAGTQQPLGIAEQARDPREKEFKNAEEVAEHLVHLTERLPEVNSATAVVLGDLAVVGIDVKADLDRSDVGVVKYEVAEALSSDPHGAYAFVTADPDINARLKEMRKEINAGHPVGGIMNELAGIVGRLMPVIPGPEHRKSEPEPTDANTERLSEGQDQELENIQEEQGKRNMDNETIGNQTGGLGTPNGDGSEMHRNTRRAQEKRKDNSN from the coding sequence ATGAAAACTATTCAATTTTGTATATACGCAGTGACAATTCTACTATTGTTTGGCTGTCAACAAAATATTGCTCAGGACCAGAATGCAGGTACACAACAGCCACTTGGAATTGCAGAACAAGCTCGAGATCCACGCGAGAAAGAATTTAAAAATGCCGAAGAAGTTGCAGAACATTTAGTTCATCTTACAGAAAGGCTACCTGAAGTTAACAGTGCAACAGCAGTAGTATTAGGTGATTTAGCAGTAGTTGGAATTGATGTAAAAGCAGATTTAGATCGTTCAGATGTAGGGGTTGTAAAATATGAAGTTGCCGAAGCATTAAGCTCTGATCCCCATGGTGCCTATGCTTTCGTAACTGCAGACCCAGATATCAATGCACGCCTTAAAGAAATGCGAAAAGAAATTAATGCTGGGCATCCTGTTGGGGGTATTATGAACGAACTTGCAGGTATCGTGGGTCGTTTAATGCCCGTAATTCCAGGTCCTGAGCATCGGAAATCTGAGCCAGAACCTACAGATGCAAATACGGAGAGGCTAAGTGAAGGACAAGATCAAGAACTTGAAAATATCCAAGAAGAACAAGGAAAGCGTAACATGGATAATGAAACAATTGGAAATCAAACTGGGGGATTAGGCACACCAAATGGTGATGGTAGTGAAATGCATAGAAACACTAGAAGAGCACAGGAGAAGCGTAAAGATAATAGTAATTAA
- the glsA gene encoding glutaminase A: MSECVYDETLHNMLIEASKFTIDGVVADYIPALGEANRDTLSIAIYRGKEDCIGAGCLEEKFTLQSISKVITLALALMDHGEEYVFSKVGMEPTGDPFNSIAKLESHIPSKPLNPMINAGALAVSNMIVGNSNEEKLGRILSLVHEMTGNPTISFCPRVAQSELETAFLNRSLCYFMKQHGVVEGDVETLLDLYTKQCAIEVNCHDLAKLGYVIANDGINPVTNQQVIPLHITRILKTFMVTCGMYNSSGEFAIRVGIPAKSGVSGAIMGSIPHGMGIGIYGPALDDRGNSVAGMKLLESLSSRFNLSIF, from the coding sequence ATGAGTGAATGTGTCTACGATGAAACATTACATAATATGTTAATAGAGGCAAGTAAATTTACAATAGATGGTGTGGTCGCAGATTATATCCCGGCATTAGGAGAGGCAAATCGTGATACTTTATCAATAGCAATATATCGTGGAAAAGAAGATTGTATTGGAGCCGGTTGCCTGGAAGAGAAATTCACGTTACAAAGTATTTCAAAGGTAATTACACTAGCCTTGGCACTTATGGATCATGGGGAAGAGTACGTCTTTTCAAAGGTTGGAATGGAACCTACAGGAGATCCGTTTAATTCAATTGCTAAATTAGAGTCACACATACCATCTAAACCATTGAATCCGATGATTAACGCTGGAGCACTTGCTGTATCAAATATGATAGTGGGTAATAGTAACGAAGAGAAGTTAGGTCGTATTCTAAGTCTTGTCCATGAGATGACTGGTAATCCAACGATCAGTTTTTGCCCTCGAGTAGCCCAATCAGAGTTGGAAACTGCATTTCTAAATCGTTCATTATGTTATTTTATGAAGCAACATGGAGTAGTAGAAGGGGATGTTGAAACACTGCTTGACCTATACACTAAGCAATGTGCAATTGAAGTGAATTGCCATGACCTTGCCAAGTTAGGTTATGTCATAGCTAATGATGGTATTAACCCCGTCACTAATCAGCAAGTCATTCCACTCCATATAACTAGGATCCTAAAAACTTTTATGGTTACTTGTGGTATGTACAATTCATCAGGGGAATTTGCGATCCGGGTTGGCATACCTGCAAAAAGTGGGGTTTCAGGAGCTATTATGGGTTCAATTCCTCATGGTATGGGGATCGGTATATATGGACCTGCTTTAGACGATCGGGGAAATAGTGTTGCTGGTATGAAACTATTAGAGAGCCTTTCTAGTAGGTTCAATCTAAGTATTTTCTAA